A single window of Eucalyptus grandis isolate ANBG69807.140 chromosome 1, ASM1654582v1, whole genome shotgun sequence DNA harbors:
- the LOC104437008 gene encoding uncharacterized protein LOC104437008 isoform X2, with protein MLLLLPPPLLLDQESSLPEELKPFVRERERERERERERESGRGSGMGCFLACFGSSKDGKRRKQRRKVQPRDHHRRNSGGRPVEFAVSSGQEIPAKPVRPVEFAVSSGQEIPAKPVASVSDLLDKPEEPLSCSTRKKVTFDSNVKTYEHVLPPDDDGDAGKENLWESRDVVESDDNYEKLSQAQCASEDSSVVSSVRSYPPNHRYQNCRDSDDEDGVLDCNVSDLTDDDYDDDRDSEDEGQDSNEIYEGDDEIEETRAVHPTPSEVCNPEHMRRESPLAEVNPTKLNVNARDRSVYIHSVLNPVENLTQWKAVKVKGTPLPKHRKENLSFDQEARMSFDTAPALKEVSFSFKAKPNETKKSTQEVPVDASLSNWLPSSVTTPIEKKSATTLDSVQVETSLVKGYMSSPRSQEDRPILGALTVEELRQFSAKSSPRKSPSRSPDEMPIIGTVGTYWSQSDSVGNSCSTASSFKGIPNTTSKYREDKKVNWHSTPFETRLERALNRGAHQL; from the exons atgctgctgctgctgccgccgccgctgctccttgATCAAGAATCGTCTCTGCCAGAGGAGTTGAAGCcttttgtgagagagagagagagagagagagagagagagagagagagagagagtgggagagGGTCGGGGATGGGTTGCTTCCTCGCGTGCTTCGGCTCGTCGAAGGATGGGAAGCGGcggaagcagaggaggaaagtccAGCCCCGCGACCACCACCGC CGGAATTCGGGTGGCCGGCCGGTTGAGTTTGCCGTTTCATCCGGGCAAGAAATTCCAGCAAAGCCAGTCCGGCCGGTTGAGTTTGCCGTTTCATCTGGGCAAGAAATTCCGGCAAAGCCAGTCGCTTCGGTTTCTGATTTGCT TGATAAGCCTGAGGAGCCATTGAGCTGCAGTACCCGGAAGAAAGTGACTTTCGATTCGAATGTTAAAACCTACGAGCACGTTTTGCCTcctgatgatgatggtgatgctggaaaagaaaatttatgggAGAGTCGAGATGTGGTCGAATCGGATGATAATTATGAAAAGTTAAGTCAAGCTCAGTGTGCTTCTGAGGATAGCTCAGTCGTGTCCAGCGTCAGATCATACCCTCCGAACCACAGGTACCAGAACTGTAGAGACAGCGACGATGAAGATGGGGTCTTAGATTGCAATGTGAGCGATCTTACTGACGATGATTATGATGACGACCGTGACAGTGAGGATGAAGGTCAGGACTCAAATGAGATTTATGAGGGCGATGATGAGATCGAAGAAACGAGGGCAGTTCACCCAACTCCTAGTGAGGTTTGCAATCCTGAACATATGCGTCGGGAATCTCCTTTAGCGGAGGTGAACCCTACTAAGTTGAATGTGAATGCTCGAGATAGGAGCGTGTACATCCATTCAGTGTTGAATCCTGTCGAAAATCTGACTCAATGGAAGGCCGTGAAAGTGAAGGGGACGCCGCTGCCAAAGCACCGAAAGGAGAATTTGAGCTTTGACCAAGAAGCTAGGATGTCATTCGACACTGCACCAGCTTTGAAGGAAGTCTCATTCAGTTTCAAGGCAAAACCGAATGAGACAAAGAAATCTACCCAAGAAGTACCTGTGGACGCTAGCCTTTCAAACTGGTTGCCTTCCTCAGTAACTACGCCGATTGAAAAGAAGAGCGCGACGACTTTGGACTCTGTCCAAGTTGAGACATCATTGGTAAAAGGATATATGAGCTCACCGAGGAGCCAAGAAGATAGACCGATTTTGGGTGCATTGACTGTGGAAGAACTAAGACAGTTTTCAGCCAAGTCTTCGCCAAGGAAATCACCGAGCAGAAGTCCCGACGAGATGCCCATAATTGGGACAGTTGGAACATACTGGAGCCAGTCAGATTCGGTGGGCAATTCTTGCTCAACTGCTTCTTCCTTCAAAGGAATACCAAACACCACCAGCAAATACAGAGAG GATAAGAAAGTGAATTGGCACTCCACCCCTTTTGAGACAAGGTTGGAGAGAGCTTTAAACAGGGGAGCTCATCAACTGTAA
- the LOC104437008 gene encoding uncharacterized protein LOC104437008 isoform X1, which yields MLLLLPPPLLLDQESSLPEELKPFVRERERERERERERESGRGSGMGCFLACFGSSKDGKRRKQRRKVQPRDHHRVSLSPPSCGSGLLRNSGGRPVEFAVSSGQEIPAKPVRPVEFAVSSGQEIPAKPVASVSDLLDKPEEPLSCSTRKKVTFDSNVKTYEHVLPPDDDGDAGKENLWESRDVVESDDNYEKLSQAQCASEDSSVVSSVRSYPPNHRYQNCRDSDDEDGVLDCNVSDLTDDDYDDDRDSEDEGQDSNEIYEGDDEIEETRAVHPTPSEVCNPEHMRRESPLAEVNPTKLNVNARDRSVYIHSVLNPVENLTQWKAVKVKGTPLPKHRKENLSFDQEARMSFDTAPALKEVSFSFKAKPNETKKSTQEVPVDASLSNWLPSSVTTPIEKKSATTLDSVQVETSLVKGYMSSPRSQEDRPILGALTVEELRQFSAKSSPRKSPSRSPDEMPIIGTVGTYWSQSDSVGNSCSTASSFKGIPNTTSKYREDKKVNWHSTPFETRLERALNRGAHQL from the exons atgctgctgctgctgccgccgccgctgctccttgATCAAGAATCGTCTCTGCCAGAGGAGTTGAAGCcttttgtgagagagagagagagagagagagagagagagagagagagagagagtgggagagGGTCGGGGATGGGTTGCTTCCTCGCGTGCTTCGGCTCGTCGAAGGATGGGAAGCGGcggaagcagaggaggaaagtccAGCCCCGCGACCACCACCGCGTAAGCCTTTCTCCGCCGAGCTGCGGATCCGGCCTTCTT CGGAATTCGGGTGGCCGGCCGGTTGAGTTTGCCGTTTCATCCGGGCAAGAAATTCCAGCAAAGCCAGTCCGGCCGGTTGAGTTTGCCGTTTCATCTGGGCAAGAAATTCCGGCAAAGCCAGTCGCTTCGGTTTCTGATTTGCT TGATAAGCCTGAGGAGCCATTGAGCTGCAGTACCCGGAAGAAAGTGACTTTCGATTCGAATGTTAAAACCTACGAGCACGTTTTGCCTcctgatgatgatggtgatgctggaaaagaaaatttatgggAGAGTCGAGATGTGGTCGAATCGGATGATAATTATGAAAAGTTAAGTCAAGCTCAGTGTGCTTCTGAGGATAGCTCAGTCGTGTCCAGCGTCAGATCATACCCTCCGAACCACAGGTACCAGAACTGTAGAGACAGCGACGATGAAGATGGGGTCTTAGATTGCAATGTGAGCGATCTTACTGACGATGATTATGATGACGACCGTGACAGTGAGGATGAAGGTCAGGACTCAAATGAGATTTATGAGGGCGATGATGAGATCGAAGAAACGAGGGCAGTTCACCCAACTCCTAGTGAGGTTTGCAATCCTGAACATATGCGTCGGGAATCTCCTTTAGCGGAGGTGAACCCTACTAAGTTGAATGTGAATGCTCGAGATAGGAGCGTGTACATCCATTCAGTGTTGAATCCTGTCGAAAATCTGACTCAATGGAAGGCCGTGAAAGTGAAGGGGACGCCGCTGCCAAAGCACCGAAAGGAGAATTTGAGCTTTGACCAAGAAGCTAGGATGTCATTCGACACTGCACCAGCTTTGAAGGAAGTCTCATTCAGTTTCAAGGCAAAACCGAATGAGACAAAGAAATCTACCCAAGAAGTACCTGTGGACGCTAGCCTTTCAAACTGGTTGCCTTCCTCAGTAACTACGCCGATTGAAAAGAAGAGCGCGACGACTTTGGACTCTGTCCAAGTTGAGACATCATTGGTAAAAGGATATATGAGCTCACCGAGGAGCCAAGAAGATAGACCGATTTTGGGTGCATTGACTGTGGAAGAACTAAGACAGTTTTCAGCCAAGTCTTCGCCAAGGAAATCACCGAGCAGAAGTCCCGACGAGATGCCCATAATTGGGACAGTTGGAACATACTGGAGCCAGTCAGATTCGGTGGGCAATTCTTGCTCAACTGCTTCTTCCTTCAAAGGAATACCAAACACCACCAGCAAATACAGAGAG GATAAGAAAGTGAATTGGCACTCCACCCCTTTTGAGACAAGGTTGGAGAGAGCTTTAAACAGGGGAGCTCATCAACTGTAA
- the LOC120287722 gene encoding LOW QUALITY PROTEIN: transcription termination factor MTERF4, chloroplastic-like (The sequence of the model RefSeq protein was modified relative to this genomic sequence to represent the inferred CDS: inserted 1 base in 1 codon), which produces MLSRSCCSAAAKPAAFLLVRQDLPAALPWRSSLPLRGRRDRRVWQISRPRTSVSERDSPAAPDGPTRVRLGRRDRGSSSSSSSSSLYSRPSLAEMKSARLENRARVYEFLRGVGIVPDELDGLELPVTVEVIKERVDFLHNLGLTIEDINNYPLVLGCSVKKNMIPVLDYLGKLGVRRSTLVELLRRYPQVLHASVVVDLAPVVKYLQGMDIKPNDVPRVLEKYPEVLGFKLEGTMSTSVAYLIGIGIGRREIGGVLTRYPEILGMRVGRVIKPFVEYLEYLGVPRLAVARLIEKSPHVLGFGLDDTVIPNVELLLEFHVRRTLVPSVVVQYPEIIGTDLKPKLLNQRSLISSITELSDEEFGRVVERMPQVVSLSSTAVVKHVDFLKDCGFSLQQVKDMVVGCPQLLALNIDIMKLSFDYFRKEMERPLEDLVTFPSXFTYSLESTVKPRHRRIAKKGLKCSLAWLLNCSDEKFKERMDYDSIDLEEMDALPSFDMNTFMKHRSDDDESESDYDDEDDEEFV; this is translated from the exons ATGCTCTCCAGGAGCTGCTGCTCCGCCGCCGCGAAGCCCGCCGCCTTCCTCCTCGTCCGCCAGGACCTCCCCGCCGCCCTCCCATGGCGGTCGAGCCTCCCGCTCCGGGGCCGCCGCGACCGCCGCGTCTGGCAGATCTCGCGGCCCCGGACCTCCGTCTCGGAGCGGGATTCGCCCGCCGCGCCGGACGGCCCGACCAGGGTCCGGCTCGGCCGCCGGGATAggggctcctcctcctcctcctcctcctcgtccctGTACAGCCGCCCCAGCCTGGCGGAGATGAAGAGCGCGCGGCTGGAGAACCGCGCTAGGGTTTACGAGTTCCTCCGCGGGGTCGGGATCGTCCCCGACGAGCTCGACGGGCTGGAGCTTCCCGTCACGGTCGAGGTCATAAAGGAGCGGGTCGATTTTCTCCACAATCTGGGGCTCACGATCGAGGACATCAATAACTACCCTCTCGTCCTCGGTTGCAGCGTCAAGAAGAACATGATTCCGGTGCTCGATTACCTCGGCAAGCTAGGCGTCCGGAGGTCGACGTTGGTGGAGCTCCTGAGGAGGTATCCCCAGGTTCTTCACGCGAGCGTCGTGGTCGACCTCGCTCCGGTGGTCAAGTACCTTCAAGGTATGGACATTAAGCCGAACGACGTTCCTCGCGTCCTTGAGAAGTACCCGGAAGTTCTGGGGTTTAAGCTTGAGGGGACCATGAGTACTTCGGTTGCTTACTTGATCGGGATTGGGATTGGTAGGAGAGAGATTGGGGGAGTTTTGACTAGATATCCGGAGATTTTGGGGATGCGAGTGGGCCGCGTGATAAAGCCCTTTGTTGAGTATCTTGAATACTTGGGCGTTCCGAGATTAGCTGTGGCTAGATTGATAGAGAAGAGTCCTCACGTACTTGGGTTCGGTTTAGATGACACGGTGATTCCCAATGTGGAGTTGCTGTTAGAATTTCATGTCCGGAGGACATTGGTTCCCTCAGTTGTGGTGCAGTATCCTGAGATTATAGGGACTGATTTGAAGCCTAAGCTTCTGAATCAGCGGTCTTTGATTAGTTCGATTACTGAGCTGAGTGATGAAGAATTCGGCAGAGTTGTTGAGAGGATGCCGCAGGTTGTCAGCCTCAGCAGTACTGCTGTCGTGAAGCATGTGGACTTTCTCAAAGATTGTGGATTTTCGTTGCAACAAGTTAAGGATATGGTTGTTGGGTGTCCTCAACTGCTAGCCTTGAATATAGATATAATGAAGCTCAGTTTTGATTACtttagaaaagaaatggaaaggcCTTTGGAGGACTTGGTCACTTTCCCAT TTTTCACTTATAGTCTCGAATCCACTGTAAAACCACGGCACAGAAGGATTGCTAAGAAGGGTTTAAAATGTTCTCTTGCCTGGCTTCTCAACTGTTCCGATGAGAAGTTCAAGGAAAGGATGGATTATGACAGTATCGATCTGGAAGAAATGGATGCATTGCCATCGTTCGATATGAATACATTTATGAAACATAggagtgatgatgatgaatcggAGTCTGActatgatgatgaggatgatgaggaGTTTGTCTGA
- the LOC104455594 gene encoding LOW QUALITY PROTEIN: protein NRT1/ PTR FAMILY 5.2 (The sequence of the model RefSeq protein was modified relative to this genomic sequence to represent the inferred CDS: inserted 1 base in 1 codon): MTEKVEEKGSADKDDYTQDGTVDLNGRPVLRSKTGRWNACSFIVGYEIFERMAYYGIAANLVTYLTKKLHEGTVTSSNNVTNWLGTVWMTPILGAYIADAYLGRYWTFISPSVVYLMGMFLLTLAVSLPSLRPPSCASGIKEEECDKHASGLQIGIFYCALYIIAAGTGGTKPNISTMGADQFDDFEPKERTQKLSFFNWWMFSIFFGTLFADTFLIYVQEKLSWGLGYCLPTLGLALSVLVFLVGTPFYRHKAPSGSPFSRIAQVLVASIRKRKLPVPSDPKELYELSLERYAESKKFRIDHSTSMRYLDKAAVKIDSSSPWMLCPVTQVEETKQMVKMLPILAVTFIPSTMYAQVHTLFIKQGTTLNRHMGPHFEIPPACLTAFVTIFMLTSLIIYDRSFVPAVRRYTKNPRGITLLQRXGVGLVLHIIIMVTACLAERRRLSVARENGIDGQSQIVPLTIFILLPQFALMGVADTFVEVAKIEFFYDQAPEGMKSLGTSYFTSSLGIGSFLSSFLLKTVSRITKEHGHKGWILDNLNISHLDYYYAFLAVLTFLNFLVFLVVAKSFVYNEEVTFDKEMEALPANSANHEAMTVG; this comes from the exons ATGACGGAAAAGGTTGAAGAGAAAGGAAGTGCAGATAAAGATGATTACACGCAAGATGGCACTGTGGACCTCAATGGAAGACCCGTCCTAAGATCCAAGACCGGTCGATGGAACGCTTGTTCCTTCATCGTCG GATACGAGATTTTTGAGAGGATGGCGTACTACGGGATTGCAGCAAACCTAGTGACATACTTGACGAAGAAGCTCCACGAAGGCACTGTGACATCCTCGAACAACGTCACAAACTGGCTCGGGACGGTTTGGATGACACCCATCCTCGGTGCATATATTGCCGATGCTTATCTTGGGCGTTACTGGACTTTCATTTCCCCATCCGTTGTTTATCTCATG GGCATGTTCCTCCTAACGCTGGCGGTGTCGCTACCATCGCTGAGGCCTCCTTCATGCGCCTCAGGGATCAAAGAAGAGGAATGCGACAAGCATGCCTCGGGCCTCCAGATAGGAATCTTCTACTGCGCACTCTACATAATTGCGGCTGGGACGGGCGGGACCAAGCCCAACATCTCGACCATGGGCGCGGACCAGTTTGATGACTTTGAGCCCAAGGAGAGGACCCAAAAGCTCTCATTCTTCAACTGGTGGATGTTCAGCATCTTCTTTGGGACACTATTCGCGGACACATTCCTGATCTATGTACAAGAAAAACTGAGTTGGGGATTGGGCTATTGCCTTCCCACGCTGGGGCTTGCATTATCAGTACTAGTGTTCTTGGTGGGCACTCCATTTTATAGGCATAAAGCGCCCTCAGGAAGCCCGTTCTCGAGGATCGCTCAAGTGTTAGTGGCGTCGATCAGGAAGCGGAAGTTGCCTGTTCCGAGTGATCCGAAGGAGCTTTATGAATTGAGCCTCGAACGATACGCAGAGTCGAAGAAATTCCGGATCGATCACTCTACTTCTATGAG ATATCTTGACAAAGCCGCAGTGAAGATTGATTCAAGCTCGCCGTGGATGCTATGTCCAGTGACCCAAGTGGAGGAAACCAAGCAGATGGTCAAAATGCTCCCAATCCTAGCTGTGACGTTCATCCCGAGCACCATGTATGCGCAGGTGCACACCCTCTTCATCAAGCAGGGCACGACCCTGAACCGACACATGGGCCCGCACTTCGAGATCCCTCCCGCGTGCCTCACCGCATTCGTAACGATCTTCATGCTCACAAGCCTCATCATCTATGACCGGTCCTTCGTCCCTGCCGTCAGGCGCTATACCAAGAACCCCAGAGGCATCACATTGCTGCAGA ATGGGGTAGGCCTTGTCCTCCACATAATAATAATGGTCACTGCTTGTCTGGCCGAGAGGCGGAGGCTGAGCGTCGCCAGAGAGAACGGCATTGACGGTCAGTCCCAAATTGTCCCTCTCACCATCTTCATCCTCCTGCCACAATTTGCCCTCATGGGAGTCGCCGACACCTTTGTTGAAGTGGCAAAGATCGAGTTCTTCTATGACCAAGCGCCTGAAGGCATGAAAAGTCTAGGAACGTCTTATTTTACTAGTAGTTTAGGTATCGGGAGCTTCCTAAGTAGTTTTCTTCTCAAGACAGTCTCGCGAATCACCAAGGAACACGGACACAAAGGTTGGATCTTGGACAACCTTAACATCTCCCACCTCGACTACTACTACGCGTTCTTGGCAGTCCTTACGTTTCTCAATTTTCTCGTGTTCCTCGTCGTGGCCAAGTCTTTCGTCTACAACGAGGAAGTAACCTTTGATAAAGAGATGGAAGCTTTGCCTGCTAATTCAGCTAATCACGAGGCCATGACTGTCGGATGA